One Nicotiana tomentosiformis chromosome 4, ASM39032v3, whole genome shotgun sequence genomic window carries:
- the LOC104116205 gene encoding uncharacterized protein, protein MSLQNKGLWVLKDNGTLTDGEMGGETSLRIEQKRAHQFFMDASEGELFSNKKQALQSVSDKPISTPASLNFSFWGNAFNSQSAPLHSSDRSRAPEPLDTFSFGDTNVFSSGNENVKTERNHFMNLLQNNSTVNLSMSHAGEDPVYQNAGTREARVNLANEYTSGYPFSLRNSSNIGEDSINATALGLTYSAGIGNVISMGHDFAEGEQTTTPIGNTVNKVNGNRMLMGHQYGRGDCSLYLMDQSLDKGNGYYRTENQPYMENENFMPIPSYGKAHENFLSMFPSYSKANENFMPVGLTGNADIGIAFRCPTPDKVVEAVISTGTCSKENSSFISMSRGERATISFGEIQQEHGGNNLSDKVISSYDLLISESSLEASESLTERSTVEHSADQIEIVAPETTVRTENVSKQKVQKTPKSSPNNFPSNVKSLLSTGILDGVPVKYVSWSREKTVRGIIKGTGYLCGCNDCKLSKNLNAFEFERHAACKTKHPNNHIYFENGKTIYVVVQELKNIPQEKLFEAIQNITGSPINQKNFQTWKASYQAASRELQRIYEKNEVAKPS, encoded by the exons ATG TCTTTACAGAATAAGGGCCTTTGGGTGCTAAAAGACAATGGTACTCTAACTGATGGAGAGATGGGCGGCGAGACTTCGTTGAGGATTGAACAGAAGCGTGCTCATCAATTTTTTATGGATGCTTCTGAAGGGGAGTTATTCTCCAATAAGAAACAAGCTCTGCAGTCTGTCAGCGATAAACCAATTTCAACACCTGCAAGTCTGAACTTTTCCTTCTGGGGTAATGCATTTAATTCTCAGTCTGCCCCACTTCATTCTAGTGATCGATCACGTGCACCTGAGCCTCTAGACACATTCAGCTTTGGGGATACAAACGTCTTCTCTTCAGGCAATGAAAATGTGAAAACAGAAAGAAACCATTTCATGAATCTTCTTCAAAATAATTCAACTGTGAATTTATCAATGTCTCATGCTGGGGAAGATCCTGTTTATCAGAATGCTGGAACTAGAGAAGCCAGGGTCAATCTTGCAAATGAATATACAAGTGGTTATCCTTTTTCTTTGCGGAACTCTTCAAATATTGGAGAAGATAGCATAAATGCTACAGCGCTAGGACTAACATATAGTGCTGGAATTGGAAATGTCATTTCAATGGGGCACGATTTCGCAGAGGGCGAACAAACCACCACTCCTATAGGCAATACAGTCAACAAGGTGAATGGAAATCGCATGCTAATGGGTCATCAGTACGGCAGGGGTGACTGCAGTCTGTATCTTATGGATCAATCATTAGACAAAGGAAACGGCTATTACAGAACAGAAAATCAGCCATACatggaaaatgaaaattttatgcCAATACCATCTTATGGCAAGGCGCATGAGAATTTCCTTTCTATGTTCCCTTCTTATAGTAAAGCTAATGAAAACTTCATGCCTGTGGGTCTGACTGGTAATGCAGATATTGGTATTGCCTTTAGGTGCCCAACTCCTGATAAAGTGGTAGAAGCTGTCATATCAACTGGTACTTGCAGCAAAGAAAATTCAAGCTTCATATCAATGAGTAGGGGTGAAAGAGCCACCATATCTTTTGGGGAGATTCAGCAAGAGCATGGAGGAAATAATCTTTCTGACAAGGTCATCAGCAGCTATGACTTGTTGATAAGTGAATCCTCTCTTGAAGCTTCAGAATCACTGACAGAGAGAAGTACAGTGGAGCATTCTGCAGATCAAATTGAGATTGTTGCTCCAGAAACTACTGTCAGAACAGAAAACGTGTCCAAGCAGAAGGTGCAGAAGACACCTAAGAGTTCCCCGAACAATTTCCCATCCAATGTTAAAAGTTTATTGTCAACTGGTATACTTGATGGAGTGCCTGTGAAGTATGTCTCGTGGTCAAGGGAG AAAACTGTTCGAGGAATTATTAAAGGGACTGGTTACCTGTGTGGCTGCAATGACTGCAAGCTGTCCAAG AATCTAAATGCTTTTGAATTTGAGCGTCATGCTGCTTGCAAGACCAAACATCCTAACAATCATATTTACTTCGAGAATGGGAAGACAATTTATGTCGTGGTCCAGGAGTTAAAGAATATCCCTCAGGAAAAGCTGTTTGAAGCAATTCAAAATATCACTGGTTCTCCTATCAACCAGAAAAACTTTCAAACTTGGAAAG CTTCCTATCAAGCTGCTAGTCGAGAGCTTCAGCGTATCTATGAAAAAAATGAAGTGGCAAAACCATCTTGA